The genomic DNA GTTATTTTTTCTATCATATCATTTCATTCTTAATTTGAACATGAAAGTCTACGTGCCTTTTAAAATTTATTCTACGTATGTCCTACAACATAATGACAAATGGTAAGTTTTCACTTACAATAACTAATGGTTAAATTAAAGGAGTCGATTCCAATATGATTGAAGCAATTATTTATAACATTGCGGTCATGGTTGCGGGAATTTATTTATTTCATCGGTTACAATATTCCGAAAATAAAATTATGGTCTTTTCAAAAGGCTATGTTACCGTCCTAATGACATTAGTAGCATTATTACTCGCCGCATATCCTATCCCATTTCATCATGAATATCTAATTCATTTAACATTTGTCCCATTATTATTTTTAGGGCGTTTCACTAATATGGGCTACACATTAATTGCAGCTGTTATTGTTGCATTAGTCGATGTTTTCACTTTTGGAAACTCAATTTTATATGGTGTTGTCCTTATAGTTATTGGCATTATCGTTAGTGTTGTAGGACCATTCTTGAAACAAAACGATATTGTGTCTTTGGTCATTTTAAATCTTATCAGTGTGATTATATTATTCATTTTATCAATCTTTAGTCCTTTATATGATTGGACTGAAATAGCTGTCTTAGTTCCGATTTCATTTGTTTTAACGATTGCTTCAGCGATTACGTTTGTTGATATGTGGCATTTCTTCTCTCTTGTTACACGTTATGAAAATGAAGACAAATACGACTATCTTACAGGTTTAGGTAACGTTAAAGAGTTTGATAGACATTTAAATGAAATTTCACAAGCCGCTGAAGATAATAATG from Staphylococcus taiwanensis includes the following:
- a CDS encoding diguanylate cyclase; protein product: MIEAIIYNIAVMVAGIYLFHRLQYSENKIMVFSKGYVTVLMTLVALLLAAYPIPFHHEYLIHLTFVPLLFLGRFTNMGYTLIAAVIVALVDVFTFGNSILYGVVLIVIGIIVSVVGPFLKQNDIVSLVILNLISVIILFILSIFSPLYDWTEIAVLVPISFVLTIASAITFVDMWHFFSLVTRYENEDKYDYLTGLGNVKEFDRHLNEISQAAEDNNESLALLLIDIDGFKDVNDTYSHHSGDAVLKQMSQLLKNYVPKQFQIFRNGGEEFSVVIRDYSLDQSVKLAENIRTGVEKSSFHLPNKEVIKLSVSIGVGYLTKEDHKSQRKVFKDADDMVHVAKNEGRNQVMFNPIIKM